Below is a window of Chaetodon trifascialis isolate fChaTrf1 chromosome 17, fChaTrf1.hap1, whole genome shotgun sequence DNA.
TATTTATACTAAGTAGGACGAGAGAACCGATGAGGACCGCTAAGTCTTACCTGTTTTGAACAGCAAGCAGAGACCGGAAATTGTAGCAACGAAAAAAGTAGCGGGACGCTAAGGGTCATAACTGtcacttttgttgttgttgtgttgaacTTTACCGCTCCCGCTACTGGTTCTTTTGTGACCAAAATATGTCTTCTCCTTAtgtcttctccttctctccttctccttttggCATATTAGGTGTTGAGTTTGAGGTTAGGTTGAGTTCGGCGCAGTTTCCTCCAAGTCCAGCGGTGGCGCTCGAATAAGGCTTGCACCCACACCGCAAACTACAGAAGAAGAGCCGGTGTCACTAGAAGCAATGAAGAAGAAACAGTGGCGTTAGCAATGGCGGTAATATGGTTGCGAAAATATGCAATCCAGGTTGCATTTTGACGCTGtcgttattgttattattattactcgTATGTAGTCGTCGAAGGTCTTGTTGTAGAGAAAGGAGACACAATTTCCACCGTCTGTGTCATTTGAAGCACTCGCATCAGTGTGTTATTGGTCATAACACAGTTAGCAGGAGCATAGCGGGCAACCATTCTCTCATTGTTGAGCACTGTATTAACGTTCATTTCTTCTTACCCTGGCGTCGTTTCTGACTTAACGATGCCGCTGGGGTTGAAACCATGCTGTGCTGTCTGCAAGACGAATTCTTCGTCGATGTGGAAGAAAGGGAACCAGGGAGAAATCCTCTGCAATAACTGCACAGGAAAGAGCAGCAGCGGCGGAGCATCAGGACCCTCCATGTCCTCCAACATTCAGCCCAGCAATGGCGGAGGAAAGCAGGTTGGTTACTGAGTCTAAATCTTCTTACAGTGAGTGTTTGTCTCAGACTTTGCTGTTAATTTTAAGGACACTGTCACTCTAAATTGCCTCCTAAAGCTTAACAACAGCATGACGAAATGTAGTGTAGAGATTATAACGGTTCCCAGAGCAGCTCTTGATGGCTTTGCTTTGATTTGAGGGTGTTATCTTCAATTCCGGTGTTGATAACGTTACTCTGATTTCCCTAGTAAATTTAGTTATAGGTGAAGAATGATTGGAGGTAGCTGGACAAATTGTGTTGACCTGCAGTTAAGTACCTGGTCTGTGTTGCTTTTGCCTTTAGTCCAAGCAGGAGATCCACAGGAGGTCTGCACGGCTGAGAAGCACCAAGTACAAAGCTCCTGCGTCTGAGAAGAAGGTGTCCACAAAAGGAAAGGGCAGGAGACACATTTTCAAACTCAAAAATGTGAGTTAGAGATGGATTTGAACCAGCATATTGAGTTATTTCTCCTGTTCCTTGCTGCACTATGGATTTCTGTTTGACCCCTGTGTGTGATTCCTTTCCTTAGCCAATCAAAGCCCCAGAATCTGTTGCAACAATCATCACTTCAGAATCTGTGTTTTATAAGGTATGGTGTTTATTCTTCCCGAACAAAAATAATGTCGTGTTTCTGATGATTGCAGTCTAAATTACAATGTACAATTTGCAATGTTGTTCCAAACCTTCATCCTGTGATGATTGTGAGAGAAGCAGCCTGATGGTTGTCATCTTCAGTATTTATATTTGTGTCCACAGGGTGTGTACTACCAGACAGGAGACGTGATCAAAGTAACAGATGAGGAAGATGGGAAGCCATACTATGCCCAGATACGAGGTTTTGTGCAGGACCAGTACTGTGAAAAGAGCGCCGCACTGACCTGGCTGATCCCCACACAGGCCAGCCCAAAGGACCAGTTTGATCCTGGGACATACATTGTTGGTGAGCAATGAGAAACTGccatttttaccatttttagGCCATTTATGTGACAGGTAAAGAATTGTCTGTTTTGCATTAGGTCCAGAGGAGGATCTGCCCAGGAAGATGGAGTACCTGGAGTTTGTGTGCCACGCCCCCTCTGAATACTTCAAGTCCCGCAGCTCTCCGTTCCCCACCATCCCCATCCGGCCAGAGAAGGGCTACATCTGGACCCACATAGGACCCACGCCAGCCCTCACTGTCAAAGAGTCCGTCAGTGGCAGCAGTTAACAAGACTGCGATATGGACTTAGTCTGTTGTTTTTAAACAGACGTATGTACATTTATGTAatataatgaaaacagaaattgtTGTTAACCACAGCCTTTCGTTCAGATTGAAAACAGGTTGTAATTTGATACAAAGGAAACCAGGTGTGACTACATTTCAAAGAAGCTGTGTACACAGTGGCAACATTAGAAATAttgcttttgtattttgtaataAACAGAAAAGCTCTTTTCTACCTTCCCCTTTGTATGTGATTGTTTGAGAAGTAGTTGCTGCTTGGGAAAGAGACCTGCTGtctctttttatttcatataaTTCCCCTTTTGTGAATTAAGCTGTAAATAGTTTAATTATGGCAACAATAAGATAATGTTAGCAAAGTCACAATGATAAAAGCAAGTGCTGTGAAAGCACATGAGATGCTGCAGTGCACAGCAGATCTTAAAGCTCAGTAGTGTCTCAGTAGTGACTGCGATGTGGCAAACATACAAGTGGTGGTCAAGATATCACTTtcacctgaatgcagcatcaaGATCTTGCAGATGATGATTAAGATTTCATTGAAACAAGTCATGCACACCCCCTACAGTacagacatacagtattcaTGAATCAAAGGGGTTAAAATATTGTGGTGTCAGTCTTACGCAGGAATCTTAGCCACCACTGTTCAAGCATGTGTTCACGAGGTGAATAAATTATTAATATTACATGTTATTAATATGTTGCCTAAACACAGCCAAAACTCTACATATCTCGGGAAGCACAATTATATTACGTATTTAAAGTCAAGTCATGTTTCAAACAACAAGAAGCTTTCTCTCATTGTAAAGGTTTTAAGTAACAGAATTAAAACACAGCGGTCTTCCAGTCGGCCTATAACCGAAGAAGGAAGTGCGCAGCCGTGAAGCGTCTCTCTCCGCGTCTCTACTCTTTGGATAAACATCTCAGCCAGACTTTCAAGCTTCCCGTCCGCTGTGAAATCCCCAGTGAGCGAATACCTGCAGCGGTCACCCGGAGCTCTTGTTAAGAAATGGATGTTTCACTCATGTCACATTCAGTTTTCCCTCATGGATTGGACATTATGAACTTTTCTTGATCCCATGAACGGCCGGGATTATGGGCAAATTCCAGTCCAAACTTGGTGAGATATTGTTGTATTACACCGCAAAAagtctctttttaaaaagatgaaatcGCCTCTGACTTGTATTatattctcttttctctcattttttggACAGCATCGAAACGTAGACAGAGTCCCGAAGGTAACTGCACATACTAGAGAAACCACGGAGCTGCTGCGTACATGTGTTTGTTCGTGTGTTTCATATATTTATTCTTATGTTCTGCAGGTGGGAGTTTGGCCTCCAATGTGCTGACCTGTCAAGGGGAGCTGGAGCGCTTCCACATCCACAAAACCAGACTGAcagaggtagaaaaaaaaattgtttttgtttttatgtttgtttgtttttttcttttataattTTGTAATGGTCTAAACACCTACAAACACAGGCAAACCTGAAGACACCCACATCAGgtattaaacaaaaaacaatctcATTGTGCTTGTTTTGGTTTCCTTTTACATTGTAATGGTTCATTGTTGGTAGATTATCAGTTAGGCTTGAAGCCAGCAGAGTGATGGATGGAAACCAATCAGCCACATGATAATTACAGGAAAAAGATAGAACTTGAACAATTTAGCCCATCTGGACTCTGCAGCTCTTGAGATGTTTTGGGGAATGCTTCTTCTTGTCCGACTCAAGAGTGTAAGGATAGAGCGTGTCACACATACTACTTGCTGTATTAATACAATGACTTTAAGTTGATCATATCTAATAACACGTGCAGTAAGTATACAAGGGCACATTTCTCCCCCAGAACACCTTCTTCAATGTATGAGAGTTGTATATTATGTCTGTTCCCatactaaagaaaaaaaagcagtaaaaacagGCATTAACTCCCCATACTGGTTTATTGCCATGCCAACAGCTTCATCTCAGTTAAGCCAGTTTTGGGATAAACAGTATTTGCTCACATCATATCCAGGGAGACATGAAAGGTGTTTGGAGGCAGTCGTATATTTATTCTTCCgcccttcctcctccatctctatAAAGAGACTTCCAAGTCTGTGAAGTGCAACACggccacccccctcccccctccacaACAGCAAGGTCTTTATATCCGACtgcactgagaaaaaaaaagaaaagcctcCACATCTGGTACTGCTTTCCTTCtccagccagacagacagagggggggCGGTTGAGGGAAAAGATATGGGGAGGGGTGTTTGGTTTGCGTAAATGGCATCACATGTAGACTGTTGGCATTAATGACGCAGTCACATTTGGGTCTTGGATCCTGTAGAGGAGAGAAACTGTCCTCATCATGAAGGTTAATTCATGGAAAACAGTCACATTCTCTcctgttagggttagggttataaACACACTAATTTGATCTGTGTAACCAGATTTTGTGATGAAAGTATCACAGATGTCTTAATGTTTTACTACTCTAAAGATCACAGGGTGGCTTTTAGGAACAGTCAATtcattctcacacacatctTTTAAAAGTAGACTGTGACAAACAACCAACATGGCGCTTTCACATGTCTTCACCTCGTTTGATCTTTAAGCTGATCACGAGatcagtttgttgttttgaggtttttaaagtgttagGAGTCGATGTTTTATGTGGACCGTGCTGTATGGAGGTTCTGGAAAGTCCTACACTTTGGAAAACAGATGTCGACTCTGCCAAGTTGTTTAAAGGGCTGCGGTGGAGTTTCTGTGCTTGTTCACAGACGAGGGCTTCCTGCGATTTGATTTTCCAGTCTATTATAGTTTGACACTCCATGATACTAACGCTGAAGTGCAAACGGCAAAGAAGTCTCATTGCATGAGAGGTCATATATTGCTTTCTGTCAACCTTTGGTCtttcttcagcctttttttttaacaaaaaaaacaccttaatATGCTTGCACACAGGTGCATTAACTGACTGTTTACATACTTGCCTGTCAAATACCAATGACTGAAGCTCAGGTGTGGACAACATCACTTTTTAAAGAAGCACAACCCTGTTTGCTATGACCTCTGgaaatcgtgtgtgtgtgtgtgtgtgtgtgtgtgtgtgtgtgtgtgtgagaaagagaggctgCCTTACAGTGTAAGTTTTCATAAAGACTGGGCAAATA
It encodes the following:
- the gatad1 gene encoding GATA zinc finger domain-containing protein 1; this translates as MPLGLKPCCAVCKTNSSSMWKKGNQGEILCNNCTGKSSSGGASGPSMSSNIQPSNGGGKQSKQEIHRRSARLRSTKYKAPASEKKVSTKGKGRRHIFKLKNPIKAPESVATIITSESVFYKGVYYQTGDVIKVTDEEDGKPYYAQIRGFVQDQYCEKSAALTWLIPTQASPKDQFDPGTYIVGPEEDLPRKMEYLEFVCHAPSEYFKSRSSPFPTIPIRPEKGYIWTHIGPTPALTVKESVSGSS